Proteins from a single region of Gemmatimonadota bacterium:
- a CDS encoding DUF104 domain-containing protein: MKQTMDAVYEDGVFKPMKPPKLSEGQHVRIKIETPFEKSFDDLLELAAKVYEGLSADDIDGIEKIAHGRRDFLGDRTGA, encoded by the coding sequence ATGAAACAGACTATGGATGCCGTATATGAAGACGGAGTCTTCAAACCTATGAAACCTCCTAAACTATCTGAGGGTCAGCACGTTCGTATTAAAATAGAAACTCCTTTTGAAAAAAGTTTCGATGACCTTCTTGAACTGGCTGCAAAGGTCTATGAAGGACTCTCCGCTGACGACATCGACGGCATTGAGAAGATTGCACACGGCCGTCGCGATTTTTTGGGAGATAGAACGGGTGCTTAA